The following are from one region of the Rhodopirellula sp. P2 genome:
- the pilM gene encoding type IV pilus assembly protein PilM, translated as MAGSGGVWGIEIGQSALKALHCVKQGDEIVADAFDLIEYPKILGQADADPDQLIADALDQLMQRNDAIRDRVCISVPGQSGLAKFFKPPPVELKKIHDIVKYEAKTQIPFELSDVVWDYQTMPGATIQEGYALESEVGLFAMKREQAYRQLAPFQESDIEVDMVQLTPIALYNMVAYDRFHERIENETFDPDEPPTSSVLLSIGTDSSDLIVTNGFRIWQRSMPIGGNHFTRQLTKDLKLTFAKAEHLKRNAREAVDPKLVFQTMRPVFNDLVTEVQRSIGFFRSIDKKAEITELLVTGNTVKMPGLAAYLGKNLGYEVHTLDRFNRLSGDDVLSIPTFRDNAPTFAVCYGLCLQGLGLSQIHTSLIPAEIKTERMIRAKKPWALAGMAALLLGATTQYALTQRSWQTTHEDLWSSAEAAVTSMSSYSSDQKSEDTLLVSRLTFLNRLGEEISGNAERRLVWLELINAVNAAIPRADYPDGKIPSVKELPLEDRIDFHISEIDTKFYEDLAEDWYSERLDIRYKEEMKNWYDLMRDSAPPEELADDTGPEEEGWVIQLKGYHYFNSPKHKGEEGSQHVRKYLTTNFREKPINLIDPQGNPITFTPEEFGFSYPLLLNENQPQLVQVPNPDYDPVSAMTAMQLRAEGDDDVKVESPTLEVLRLDFVFQVVWKESVLSERIEAKRLADEEAALEAEMEGEGGSTDDDLDADPNSVAIAN; from the coding sequence ATGGCCGGATCCGGCGGCGTTTGGGGAATCGAAATTGGTCAGAGCGCGCTCAAAGCGTTGCACTGCGTCAAACAGGGCGATGAGATCGTTGCCGATGCGTTTGATCTGATCGAGTATCCCAAAATTCTGGGACAAGCCGATGCGGATCCTGACCAGCTGATCGCCGATGCGCTGGATCAGTTGATGCAGCGAAATGACGCCATTCGCGATCGAGTCTGCATCAGCGTTCCCGGTCAAAGTGGGTTGGCGAAGTTCTTCAAACCACCACCGGTGGAACTGAAGAAAATCCACGACATCGTCAAGTACGAAGCCAAGACTCAGATCCCGTTTGAATTGTCCGACGTGGTTTGGGATTACCAAACGATGCCGGGAGCAACGATCCAAGAAGGCTACGCCCTGGAAAGCGAAGTCGGTTTGTTCGCGATGAAACGGGAGCAGGCTTACCGTCAACTCGCGCCGTTCCAAGAGTCCGACATCGAAGTCGACATGGTGCAGCTGACTCCGATCGCTCTTTACAACATGGTCGCTTACGACCGGTTCCACGAGCGAATTGAAAACGAGACGTTTGATCCGGATGAACCACCGACGTCCAGCGTGCTGCTTTCGATCGGCACCGACAGCAGCGACTTGATCGTGACGAACGGTTTTCGGATCTGGCAACGCAGCATGCCGATCGGCGGGAACCACTTCACCCGTCAGCTCACGAAAGACCTCAAGCTCACGTTCGCGAAAGCAGAACACCTCAAACGCAACGCTCGCGAAGCGGTCGACCCGAAGCTTGTCTTCCAAACCATGCGGCCGGTCTTCAACGATTTGGTCACGGAAGTCCAGCGTTCGATCGGATTTTTCCGCAGCATCGACAAGAAGGCCGAGATCACCGAATTGTTGGTGACAGGGAACACAGTCAAAATGCCGGGCCTGGCGGCCTACTTGGGCAAGAACCTCGGTTACGAAGTCCACACGCTGGATCGATTCAATCGATTGTCCGGCGACGATGTGCTCAGCATCCCGACCTTCCGCGACAACGCACCAACCTTTGCGGTGTGTTACGGGCTGTGTTTGCAAGGGCTGGGGCTGAGCCAGATTCACACGTCGCTGATTCCAGCCGAGATCAAAACCGAACGGATGATCCGTGCCAAGAAGCCTTGGGCTCTGGCAGGCATGGCAGCTCTGTTGTTGGGTGCGACTACCCAGTACGCGTTGACTCAGCGTTCGTGGCAAACGACTCACGAGGACCTTTGGTCCAGTGCGGAAGCGGCCGTGACGAGCATGTCGTCTTACAGCTCGGACCAAAAATCGGAAGACACGTTGCTGGTCAGTCGCTTGACGTTCCTGAATCGTCTGGGCGAAGAAATTTCCGGCAACGCCGAACGCCGCCTCGTTTGGTTGGAACTCATCAACGCAGTCAACGCTGCGATTCCGCGGGCGGATTACCCGGATGGGAAGATCCCCAGCGTCAAGGAACTGCCGCTGGAAGATCGCATTGATTTCCACATCTCCGAAATCGACACCAAATTCTACGAAGATCTCGCAGAGGATTGGTACTCCGAGCGGTTGGATATTCGTTACAAAGAAGAGATGAAGAACTGGTACGACTTGATGCGAGATTCGGCACCGCCGGAAGAACTCGCCGACGACACCGGTCCCGAAGAAGAAGGTTGGGTCATCCAATTGAAGGGATACCACTACTTCAACAGCCCGAAACACAAGGGCGAAGAAGGCAGTCAGCACGTCCGGAAGTACTTGACGACCAACTTCCGTGAGAAACCAATCAACTTGATCGACCCGCAAGGCAATCCGATCACCTTCACACCGGAAGAGTTTGGGTTCAGCTACCCATTGTTGCTGAATGAGAACCAACCTCAGTTGGTCCAGGTTCCCAACCCCGACTACGACCCCGTCTCCGCCATGACCGCGATGCAATTGCGGGCCGAAGGGGACGACGACGTCAAAGTCGAATCGCCTACTTTGGAAGTCCTGAGGCTCGACTTCGTGTTCCAGGTCGTTTGGAAAGAAAGCGTTCTCAGTGAACGAATCGAAGCCAAGCGATTGGCGGACGAAGAAGCTGCCTTGGAGGCCGAAATGGAAGGTGAGGGCGGCAGCACTGACGACGACCTCGATGCCGATCCCAATTCCGTTGCGATCGCCAACTAG
- a CDS encoding CPBP family intramembrane glutamic endopeptidase: MNRRRTSLTISQAAAIFAAALLYLVLLLWWMLPMLRAQPGLHPATHWYLIGFVLFPPMIAYAVWQAHREGANSFAERLTSLNIRPMSQRDWRYAAAGVFSVLGGTGVLLAAWSNLARLDLLPPVETEPWCIDMSPLEGRDRLLLLLWAPMFVLNIVGEELLWRGYVQSRLTVRWGWLVVSLLWLAFHIPFGIPVMVLSLPLMLILPFIFDRTKNTTVAILIHGMYNGPAFLAAAFGLLPG, translated from the coding sequence ATGAATCGCAGGCGAACTTCACTGACGATCTCGCAAGCAGCGGCCATTTTTGCAGCGGCACTCTTGTACCTCGTGCTGCTTCTTTGGTGGATGCTTCCGATGCTACGCGCCCAGCCAGGACTTCACCCGGCGACGCATTGGTACTTGATCGGTTTCGTGTTGTTCCCGCCCATGATCGCCTACGCGGTCTGGCAAGCTCACCGGGAGGGAGCCAACTCATTCGCGGAACGGTTGACGTCACTCAACATTCGTCCGATGAGCCAGCGGGATTGGCGCTACGCCGCTGCAGGAGTTTTCTCGGTACTGGGTGGAACGGGGGTCCTGCTCGCAGCCTGGAGCAACTTGGCCAGGCTTGATCTGTTGCCACCAGTCGAGACCGAACCATGGTGCATCGACATGTCGCCTTTGGAGGGTCGCGACCGTCTGTTGTTATTGCTTTGGGCGCCCATGTTTGTGCTGAACATCGTCGGCGAAGAACTGCTGTGGCGGGGCTATGTGCAATCACGCCTGACGGTGCGATGGGGATGGTTGGTGGTCAGTCTCCTCTGGCTGGCGTTTCACATTCCATTTGGAATCCCCGTGATGGTCCTGTCCTTGCCACTGATGCTGATCTTGCCATTCATCTTCGATCGCACCAAGAACACAACCGTCGCGATCTTGATCCACGGCATGTACAACGGCCCCGCTTTTCTGGCCGCCGCCTTTGGTCTGCTACCGGGTTAG
- a CDS encoding tetratricopeptide repeat protein, producing the protein MQSTRNDLIEVIARPIPDDKLSVLLTNVGEADAKLKSRLTELESPESAREKSLTWLSRVELAVLKSELFSEGSKDGVASAAEAVQIAEAALLALPANGVARSEVLRLLAEAHLRQGDARSAAAVLRESVNAIPPTSDSNPPSESIRALRIRVALTAGDLNAAEKMLQQVYADDSTAARVGVRMDLAFLRYLLARQDETAVADWLESIHERHGANAKDRADTIVAQFRLQSTDGVPRPATDDSDPRLWIADAMYFLRRGEPMQSALHFAKAAASDPVASRSVDSAIKAAALLARQSNSKAAVELLRRVSQRHPKAPESAQGLLQAATIAQAAGPTVATDSEVDAMLIQIAKQWPDSQSAFAAIRWRMEWAQRDERWLDAAKISLQFAEPHWEADAPESASVRDNALQAWATAWLRLSHPAVITAMHDELDARDDLGFIRTIHADLISLLAETTDPRWQGFQSEASEGFFRQLQSFRQGQSRAIEASPPAGLNEALAKRLELDVVATPTRRVDIGHYLLSLQSEHVAADPSEPHFPSDLQRVGWMIWAGQREMAETRITEELNQSPQQAALWCRRAANAYAVSPLKSDQKRAATWWKRLADGLPQGTASWHTATIGWLRAIAASGSPDKAHATAQLIMLTTPPTTAPDRAAYESLAN; encoded by the coding sequence GTGCAATCCACCCGCAATGACTTGATCGAAGTCATCGCGCGGCCCATCCCCGATGACAAGCTGTCGGTGCTGTTGACCAATGTGGGCGAGGCCGACGCCAAACTGAAGTCTCGCTTGACCGAACTGGAATCGCCGGAGTCCGCCCGTGAGAAAAGCTTGACTTGGCTCTCACGTGTCGAACTGGCCGTGTTGAAATCGGAACTTTTTTCAGAGGGAAGCAAGGACGGTGTGGCGTCGGCGGCCGAGGCGGTGCAGATCGCCGAAGCCGCGTTGCTGGCGCTGCCCGCTAACGGGGTGGCTCGATCGGAAGTGTTGCGTCTGTTGGCAGAAGCCCATCTGCGGCAAGGCGACGCGAGATCCGCCGCCGCTGTGCTTCGCGAATCCGTCAATGCGATCCCGCCCACTTCCGATTCGAATCCGCCCTCCGAATCAATCCGAGCCCTGCGCATTCGAGTTGCACTGACGGCGGGTGACTTGAATGCCGCTGAGAAGATGCTGCAGCAAGTTTACGCAGACGATTCCACTGCCGCCCGTGTGGGTGTGCGAATGGACTTGGCCTTCCTGCGTTACTTGCTGGCAAGACAGGACGAAACAGCAGTCGCCGATTGGCTGGAATCGATCCACGAACGACACGGTGCGAACGCCAAGGACCGCGCCGACACGATCGTGGCCCAGTTTCGTTTGCAATCAACCGACGGCGTGCCCCGACCGGCAACGGATGACTCGGACCCACGTTTGTGGATTGCCGACGCCATGTACTTCTTGCGTCGGGGCGAACCGATGCAATCCGCGCTGCACTTTGCCAAGGCAGCCGCTTCGGATCCCGTTGCATCACGAAGTGTGGACTCCGCAATCAAAGCCGCCGCACTCCTTGCACGGCAATCCAATTCCAAGGCAGCGGTGGAGTTGTTGCGACGGGTCAGTCAACGACACCCGAAGGCCCCCGAATCGGCCCAGGGACTGCTGCAGGCGGCGACGATTGCCCAGGCAGCTGGGCCCACCGTCGCCACGGATTCCGAAGTCGACGCCATGCTGATCCAAATCGCAAAACAATGGCCGGACTCCCAATCGGCTTTTGCCGCCATCCGGTGGCGAATGGAATGGGCTCAGCGTGATGAACGCTGGCTCGACGCCGCCAAAATCTCGCTCCAATTTGCTGAGCCGCACTGGGAAGCAGATGCGCCGGAATCGGCTTCCGTCCGTGACAATGCTTTGCAGGCTTGGGCGACGGCTTGGCTGCGATTGTCGCATCCAGCAGTGATCACGGCGATGCACGACGAACTGGACGCGCGAGACGATCTTGGATTCATCCGAACGATTCACGCCGACCTGATCAGCCTGCTCGCGGAAACAACCGACCCGCGCTGGCAAGGGTTTCAATCCGAAGCCAGTGAAGGGTTCTTCCGTCAGTTGCAGTCATTTCGCCAGGGGCAATCCCGTGCCATCGAAGCGTCTCCTCCCGCGGGACTGAACGAAGCGTTGGCCAAACGCTTGGAACTCGACGTGGTTGCCACCCCAACCCGACGAGTCGATATCGGACACTACTTGTTGTCCCTGCAAAGTGAGCATGTTGCAGCCGATCCGAGCGAACCTCATTTTCCCAGCGATCTGCAACGAGTTGGCTGGATGATCTGGGCAGGGCAACGCGAGATGGCGGAAACTCGGATCACGGAAGAGCTGAACCAATCACCTCAGCAGGCGGCACTGTGGTGCCGACGAGCGGCCAACGCCTACGCTGTTTCACCACTGAAATCCGATCAAAAACGAGCCGCCACTTGGTGGAAACGACTGGCTGACGGTCTGCCGCAGGGCACCGCGAGTTGGCACACCGCAACGATCGGATGGTTGCGTGCGATCGCAGCCTCAGGCTCCCCCGACAAAGCGCATGCCACGGCTCAGCTGATCATGTTGACGACACCTCCAACCACGGCGCCTGATCGCGCGGCATACGAGAGCCTTGCAAATTGA
- the holA gene encoding DNA polymerase III subunit delta, which translates to MPRFNAFEYLSAPESTQAGACIGVVYGVDSTLRKWAIDAIVGESEWTQVDGEVCKWSDLRDDLATASLFDFDGGDKRTLVVRSADKFLSNHRNEIEKYVAAPGDATRLVLELESLASNTRVYKAVDKEHLLVACTSATDAKLGVTAAARRKFLTSFVADRHKTQLAAAAADALIEMLGDEIGMLDTEIAKLALYVDVGGKIEEPLVRDVVAGWQGKTVWQITDAIAAGDAAEALRQLDKLFSGGQRAIALLPQIAWSLRRLGMTTAAIEYRERSGRPWQFEDALAAGGIRRGFEVQSAKKQLQSIGRERAKQLLPWLLDADLRLKGTHSTEGRDRFLLEQLILKLARQT; encoded by the coding sequence ATGCCCCGATTCAACGCCTTTGAATACCTTTCCGCGCCAGAATCCACTCAGGCCGGAGCGTGCATCGGCGTTGTTTACGGTGTGGACAGCACGCTACGCAAATGGGCGATCGATGCGATCGTCGGCGAAAGCGAATGGACGCAAGTCGACGGCGAGGTCTGCAAATGGTCGGACCTGCGTGACGACTTAGCCACGGCGTCGTTGTTTGACTTTGACGGCGGGGACAAGCGAACGTTGGTCGTGCGGTCGGCCGACAAGTTTCTGTCCAATCATCGCAACGAGATCGAAAAGTACGTCGCCGCGCCCGGCGATGCGACGCGGTTGGTGTTGGAGCTGGAATCGCTCGCGAGCAACACGCGGGTGTACAAAGCGGTCGACAAAGAACACTTGCTGGTTGCTTGCACCAGTGCCACCGACGCCAAACTGGGAGTCACTGCGGCGGCGCGTCGAAAGTTTCTGACCAGCTTTGTTGCCGATCGTCACAAGACACAACTTGCTGCCGCCGCCGCCGATGCGTTGATCGAGATGCTGGGGGACGAGATCGGGATGCTCGACACCGAAATCGCAAAGCTGGCGTTGTACGTGGATGTGGGAGGGAAGATCGAAGAGCCGCTTGTGCGCGACGTCGTCGCGGGATGGCAAGGCAAGACGGTCTGGCAAATCACCGATGCAATTGCGGCGGGAGATGCCGCCGAAGCCTTGCGGCAACTCGACAAACTCTTCAGTGGCGGGCAACGGGCGATTGCATTGCTGCCTCAAATCGCATGGTCGCTGAGACGTTTGGGCATGACCACCGCTGCGATCGAATATCGCGAACGAAGTGGGCGTCCCTGGCAATTTGAGGACGCGTTGGCAGCCGGCGGCATCCGGCGTGGATTTGAAGTTCAATCTGCGAAGAAACAGTTGCAGTCGATTGGTCGCGAGCGAGCCAAGCAACTTCTGCCTTGGTTGTTGGATGCCGACCTGCGATTGAAGGGAACGCACAGCACAGAAGGTCGTGACCGGTTCTTGCTGGAACAGCTGATTCTGAAACTCGCTCGACAGACCTGA
- a CDS encoding ExbD/TolR family protein, with the protein MRSPSQSIQNGRRVDEINMTPMIDVVFLLIIFFLVSSHLARQENRHAVNLPSATSSIDSDPNAAPINLTMDSSHQLWLGATPVGLEEMITRLTQTKSIAETPVRLRVDQSVAYQFVEPVLHQINQAGIRDLSIATLPSTQRAGVSP; encoded by the coding sequence ATGCGTTCACCCAGCCAATCCATCCAAAACGGTCGTCGGGTGGACGAGATCAACATGACACCGATGATCGATGTTGTGTTCTTGCTGATCATCTTCTTTCTCGTCTCCAGCCATCTGGCTCGGCAAGAAAACCGACACGCGGTCAATTTGCCCTCGGCGACCTCCTCAATCGATAGCGATCCCAATGCCGCTCCGATCAACCTGACCATGGACTCTTCACATCAACTGTGGCTGGGCGCGACACCGGTTGGGCTGGAAGAAATGATCACCCGGTTGACGCAAACCAAATCGATCGCGGAAACCCCCGTGCGACTGCGTGTCGACCAATCGGTTGCCTATCAATTTGTGGAACCGGTTCTGCACCAAATCAACCAAGCTGGCATTCGCGACCTTTCGATCGCCACCCTGCCATCCACGCAGCGGGCAGGAGTGTCACCATGA
- a CDS encoding PAS domain-containing sensor histidine kinase, whose translation MTTPPPLSATFDMKALRDYLQSHGELFFDVLELATCGFYLRPIHSASSPDTQPPLFSQLCFSSLGQNAPPSADAVSTWLQLVHPEDREVFEHCFFAPEEHPGITETPLRYRLRRGDGSYRYSEERGRKITLEESGEAIWLSVLLDVDGHFHAKQELEDSHREIQTILDTIPTFVWIKDDSHRILRVNRAAADATGMSPKEIEGRLTREIYPQQGDRFQASDRQLLEDKQPLRRVPETLENQNGKDYKVLIDKYEMPSLHDQAPRILVVGTNITEIDEAQRALANKEAQFRNLFERSPMGSVLIDSNHQLQLVNSKIESMYQLAPTADRPIQLSDLLPLYLHDQLTPPANRRASQASSPRQLEFQTSRIDGSEMRISVVTVPIEVENQIMTLATFTDITERHLVAIDLKAKQEELERSNEDLDRFAYIASHDLKAPLRGIMHLAEWINEDMPKQVGQEVRKHLTMLNAQVSRMDRLLNDLLAYARVNQQTDTVEPIDLNVALPQLFAFMSPPGTMRLSLPERLPSLTTARGPLEQVFRNLIGNSIKHASQGSVVTVTSEVIDDSYQFTVSDDGPGIPSIAQERIFGMFQTLESGQDRRGTGMGLHLVKRLVQVQGCEAWVESDKGEGATFRFTWPADEKIIPVDEPQLSIT comes from the coding sequence ATGACAACTCCGCCCCCACTGTCTGCCACCTTTGATATGAAAGCGCTCCGCGACTACCTCCAGTCTCACGGAGAGCTTTTCTTCGATGTGCTTGAACTCGCAACCTGCGGGTTCTATCTGCGGCCGATTCATTCGGCCTCATCGCCCGACACGCAACCGCCGCTGTTCAGCCAACTTTGTTTTTCCTCGTTGGGCCAGAATGCACCGCCTTCCGCGGACGCTGTTTCGACGTGGCTCCAGCTGGTGCATCCGGAGGACAGGGAAGTTTTTGAGCACTGTTTCTTTGCCCCTGAAGAACATCCTGGGATCACCGAAACACCTCTTCGGTATCGGCTGCGACGCGGTGACGGCAGCTATCGATATTCCGAAGAACGCGGGCGAAAGATCACTCTGGAGGAAAGTGGCGAAGCGATTTGGCTGAGCGTCCTGCTGGATGTGGACGGGCACTTTCACGCCAAGCAAGAACTCGAAGACAGCCACCGAGAAATCCAAACAATTCTGGACACGATTCCGACCTTCGTTTGGATCAAAGATGATTCGCACCGGATCTTGCGGGTGAACCGGGCCGCCGCTGACGCCACCGGTATGAGCCCGAAAGAAATCGAAGGCCGACTCACTCGGGAGATCTACCCGCAACAGGGAGACCGTTTTCAAGCCTCCGATCGGCAACTGTTGGAAGACAAGCAACCGCTTCGACGCGTTCCAGAAACATTGGAGAATCAAAACGGCAAAGACTACAAAGTGCTGATCGACAAGTACGAGATGCCTTCGCTTCACGATCAAGCTCCACGCATCCTGGTCGTCGGCACCAACATCACCGAAATCGACGAGGCCCAGCGGGCGCTCGCAAACAAAGAGGCTCAGTTTCGAAACCTCTTCGAACGCAGCCCAATGGGCAGTGTGTTGATCGATTCCAATCATCAATTGCAACTGGTCAATTCCAAGATTGAATCGATGTATCAACTCGCTCCCACAGCTGATCGCCCGATTCAATTGAGCGATCTATTGCCGCTGTATCTGCACGATCAACTCACCCCGCCGGCCAACAGGCGAGCATCGCAAGCGTCATCACCTCGTCAACTCGAGTTCCAAACCTCTCGCATCGATGGAAGCGAGATGCGGATCAGCGTGGTCACCGTTCCAATCGAAGTTGAAAACCAGATCATGACCCTGGCGACCTTCACCGATATCACGGAACGTCACCTGGTCGCGATCGATCTCAAAGCAAAACAAGAAGAACTCGAACGCAGCAACGAAGACCTGGACCGATTCGCCTACATCGCGTCGCACGATCTCAAAGCACCGCTCCGGGGCATCATGCACTTGGCCGAGTGGATCAACGAAGACATGCCCAAGCAGGTCGGACAAGAGGTTCGCAAACACCTCACGATGTTGAACGCTCAAGTCAGCCGGATGGACCGGTTGCTCAACGATTTGCTGGCCTACGCTCGCGTGAACCAACAAACCGACACCGTCGAGCCAATTGACCTGAACGTGGCGTTGCCACAACTGTTCGCGTTCATGTCCCCGCCCGGCACGATGCGGTTGTCACTGCCCGAACGATTGCCGTCCCTCACCACCGCTCGTGGACCGCTGGAACAAGTCTTTCGCAACCTGATTGGCAACTCCATCAAACATGCATCGCAAGGAAGTGTCGTCACCGTCACGTCTGAAGTCATCGACGACTCCTATCAGTTCACTGTGAGCGATGATGGCCCTGGGATTCCGTCCATCGCTCAAGAGCGTATCTTTGGGATGTTCCAAACACTCGAAAGCGGACAAGACCGTCGCGGAACGGGCATGGGGCTGCACTTGGTCAAACGATTGGTCCAAGTCCAGGGCTGCGAAGCCTGGGTTGAATCCGACAAGGGAGAAGGAGCCACGTTCCGCTTCACTTGGCCGGCGGATGAGAAAATCATCCCAGTGGACGAACCTCAGCTGAGCATCACCTGA
- a CDS encoding serine/threonine protein kinase has protein sequence MSEPLSPVAVFREAALRSDLLQAEQWERAAKEVKQNLASEDRLDPELVCEEMSRVLVRDRILTPYQSQQIRAGRTKLTLGNYVITEFLGQGGMGQVFGGVHKIMGRQCAIKVLPLQKSDPLSLESFAREIRLQSNLDSPYLVRAFDAGKDGKVHYLVTEYVPGTDLRRLVREHGRLSMQQAASIIAQAAAGLAYAHESGLVHRDVKPANIMVTPDGHAKVSDVGLAALSFGPDDDPRAGMVVGTADYLSPEQIRTPDQVGPPSDIYSLGCTLYYACTGTVPFPGGDSKSKCRRHLNEMPLKPTQQAPELSDAFVDTIADMMEKDVSRRITTAAEVVMRLSPWATMDADTNDSGTIQIGEGMQPVAIPAAGIPRPEDSLGESMLDEMSWDNLGSSAGDPLAPASLSNPSVTPPPPPESDPNALPPSPLSTGISTGQWLISILVFTAIGFVVGYLTARGVLFP, from the coding sequence ATGAGCGAGCCGCTTTCCCCCGTCGCCGTTTTTCGAGAAGCCGCCCTGCGATCTGATTTGTTGCAGGCGGAGCAGTGGGAACGCGCCGCCAAAGAGGTCAAACAGAACCTCGCCAGCGAAGATCGTTTGGATCCCGAGTTGGTCTGTGAAGAGATGTCGAGGGTTCTCGTTCGCGATCGAATCTTGACGCCTTACCAGTCACAACAAATTCGTGCTGGACGAACGAAGCTGACACTCGGCAACTACGTCATCACCGAATTCCTTGGCCAAGGCGGGATGGGGCAGGTCTTCGGCGGCGTGCACAAGATCATGGGCCGCCAGTGCGCCATCAAGGTCTTGCCGCTACAAAAGTCGGACCCACTGAGCCTGGAAAGTTTTGCTCGCGAAATTCGGCTGCAATCGAATCTGGACAGCCCCTACTTGGTGCGAGCCTTTGACGCGGGCAAAGACGGCAAGGTGCATTACTTGGTCACCGAGTATGTCCCGGGCACCGATCTGCGACGCCTGGTTCGCGAGCATGGTCGATTGTCGATGCAGCAAGCCGCGTCGATCATCGCCCAAGCCGCCGCGGGACTCGCCTACGCCCATGAATCGGGTTTGGTCCATCGCGACGTGAAGCCTGCCAACATCATGGTCACGCCCGACGGTCATGCCAAGGTTTCTGACGTTGGCTTGGCCGCCTTGTCCTTTGGCCCAGACGACGATCCACGAGCCGGAATGGTGGTCGGGACCGCTGACTACTTGTCGCCTGAGCAGATTCGAACGCCAGACCAGGTTGGACCGCCCAGCGACATCTATTCACTTGGTTGCACGTTGTACTACGCCTGCACGGGAACAGTTCCTTTTCCCGGTGGCGACTCAAAATCGAAGTGTCGTCGGCACTTGAACGAAATGCCGCTCAAGCCGACTCAACAGGCACCCGAACTCAGCGATGCGTTTGTCGACACGATCGCGGACATGATGGAAAAGGACGTGTCCCGGCGGATCACCACCGCGGCAGAAGTCGTGATGCGATTGAGCCCCTGGGCCACGATGGACGCCGACACCAACGATTCGGGAACCATTCAAATTGGCGAAGGCATGCAACCAGTCGCGATCCCCGCCGCCGGGATCCCACGCCCGGAAGACTCCCTGGGCGAATCGATGCTGGACGAAATGAGCTGGGACAACCTTGGTTCCTCGGCGGGCGATCCGCTTGCCCCCGCATCGCTCAGCAATCCATCGGTCACACCACCCCCGCCACCCGAATCGGATCCCAATGCCCTCCCGCCATCGCCTTTATCAACAGGCATCTCCACCGGCCAGTGGCTGATCAGCATTCTCGTCTTCACCGCCATTGGCTTCGTGGTCGGATACCTGACCGCTCGCGGCGTGTTGTTTCCTTGA
- a CDS encoding biopolymer transporter ExbD, producing the protein MKRPGIRSGSQQSIAMTSMIDVVFLLLVFFVWTSSFDAPEQDMPGGLAVAAESSAVSSELPPQEVTSEAPIEELVLKIERSGESSVRYLLGTTKLSSPESLRSRLGAIADLGISPPIIVDPEGEISMAVTVATVDLVRLSGFTQVHLAVSANSPTPGQATFPDDDAASPEFQSPREPASP; encoded by the coding sequence ATGAAGCGACCTGGCATTCGCAGCGGTTCGCAGCAAAGCATCGCGATGACTTCCATGATCGATGTCGTTTTCCTGCTGCTGGTGTTCTTTGTTTGGACCAGCAGTTTCGACGCTCCCGAGCAAGACATGCCAGGCGGGTTGGCTGTCGCCGCGGAGTCCTCCGCAGTGTCGTCGGAATTGCCTCCCCAGGAAGTCACCTCGGAAGCACCGATCGAAGAGCTGGTTCTGAAGATCGAACGCTCGGGTGAGTCGTCCGTGCGTTACCTCTTGGGCACCACCAAACTCTCTTCGCCCGAATCATTGCGATCACGACTGGGAGCGATCGCCGACCTTGGCATTTCACCTCCGATCATCGTGGATCCCGAGGGGGAAATCTCAATGGCCGTCACGGTCGCCACCGTCGATCTGGTTCGCCTGTCAGGATTTACCCAAGTTCACCTGGCGGTTTCCGCCAATTCACCCACGCCCGGGCAAGCCACCTTTCCCGATGATGACGCCGCCTCGCCCGAGTTCCAATCGCCGCGGGAGCCTGCCTCGCCATGA